In Perca fluviatilis chromosome 14, GENO_Pfluv_1.0, whole genome shotgun sequence, a genomic segment contains:
- the LOC120572569 gene encoding flocculation protein FLO11-like, translating to MVLLSLAKSTLTFSRGANHASCRDMIPGHIRAQPQDPQRSHVTLRTSASSYLPGQLITVTVRSSRDFMGFLLQARRVEGAGGRAGVGAGVRSTRVGPVLVGGSWTPVPPGTHTLRCLLEGDTLTHSDKQLKRNLSFVWRAPDAPMGDIRFYITVVRSYFVYWAGIESAVVRDGSRRPWSGNNITGVDGANSIFALHEDEVTTLPGHTSNKKKNKTDRLATSLGPPTPTSSGTESYKSQETLTEVTGPVLEMNSSATLASLVVDHLTNQADNKRNSPTTLGSLQNATKGSETEYIETSGSLSGATEEAGTDIVSSVTHTKDLKSSLLSFNHLLLMASSSSANVRQVESTTTLLPNITVQNSTSPLSQSFLLHSLASLPPLKDSEIERNFQDPKLPTVLETNNTLKSETTTTALPSTNHSFHNTNPPRPTSQNPKGLMQAQTSSVKVLTQSSSSQPWRSSPTKSQISLIKDEMGSQHVPQPQKHHLKPFLRSQTSSPKPFLQVQTSPSKPLLQFHTGTSQTFPFSQASSSKPFSKTQTSSPNLFLPSKIPTLQSHTTSSLRPIPDKLMSSLPKTQLENSLSGPKTGPRQTSSPHPQLQTTASLSSLSQHQPLSSFPQTIPTQTQGQATFFAQTEKSSSYTPPEALSISPQPLSQPLSQTGAPQAHTFGWKQTQSSVTPRSVNPLAYTTRFYPTFTMEEGKEAKDLQSPVKTMSPIFASSPSTTTSPSLSVSTLHSSSNSSSHTLPASSLGHSTTPPYSSGGSTLVFVQTSFTHGSLSSSLSSSSMKNQPKTAPALSALPSPSPISIPINFPSVQPSSMPSSLTSSTTPSSNYPSPAPVFFSVPLSTSSSSPFTSSQSITGSTVSLRSFSTISPTLSSSSSIATSTSSPLPPPSSSISTSSSSSNSSFTSSSSSSVSSQTTSPHPGPSPAPFRSLYNPLTSTPSLVPSQQLTQGQRLPIQNHTASSNPEPSLDLPTPRTVVHPNPEPHPSLDPTFKQNLDNKLKPNLPNTDTKPRPASNPSAPPDKEGKYPDIIPRLSAWERGMLLGCSAGLGMILAVGIRYMYRQACGKQTEVTLSDRESEYGRRERGLLHVQECGDLVRVRRIRENSFVLLAEYDILASPGD from the exons ATGGTCTTGTTATCCCTCGCCAAGTCCACCCTGACGTTCTCCCGCGGCGCCAATCACGCCTCTTGTCGGGACATGATCCCCGGCCACATCCGAGCTCAACCCCAGGACCCTCAGCGCAGCCACGTCACCCTGCGCACATCCGCCTCCTCTTACCTGCCTGGACAGTTAATAACCG TTACTGTCCGAAGCTCTCGGGACTTCATGGGTTTCCTGCTCCAGGCTCGCAGGGTGGAGGGTGCCGGAGGCAGGGCTGGAGTAGGAGCTGGGGTCCGGTCTACGAGAGTGGGCCCGGTGCTGGTGGGTGGCTCCTGGACCCCCGTTCCCCCCGGCACTCACACCCTGCGCTGCCTCCTGGAGGGCGACACCCTTACACACTCTGACAAACAGCTAAAGAGAAACCTGTCGTTTGTGTGGAGGGCTCCTGATGCACCCATGGGAGACATCCGGTTCTA CATCACGGTGGTGCGGTCCTACTTTGTGTACTGGGCAGGTATAGAGTCTGCAGTGGTGCGTGATGGGAGTCGCAGACCTTGGAGTGGGAATAACATCACAGGGGTGGATGGCGCAAATTCAATTTTTGCACTACATGAAGATGAAGTTACTACTCTGCCAG GTCacacatcaaataaaaaaaagaacaagacaGACCGCCTTGCTACTAGCCTAGGGCCCCCTACACCCACAAGCAGTGGAACCGAAAGCTACAAATCTCAGGAAACACTAACAGAAGTCACTGGTCCAGTCTTGGAGATGAACAGCTCTGCGACTTTGGCATCCCTTGTAGTTGACCACCTGACAAATCAGGCAGACAATAAGAGGAACAGCCCTACGACTTTAGGATCTCTTCAAAATGCTACCAAAGGCAGTGAGACTGAATATATTGAAACTTCAGGATCCCTTTCAGGTGCGACTGAAGAGGCAGGCACTGACATAGTAAGCTCCGTTACTCATACCAAGGACCTTAAGAGCTCTCTTTTGTCGTTCAACCACCTTCTACTCATGgcctcttcctcctcagctAATGTTAGACAAGTGGAATCTACTACCACTCTTTTGCCAAACATCACAGTGCAAAACTCAACCAGTCCTCTTTCTCAATCcttcctgctgcactcccttgCTTCCCTTCCCCCTTTGAAGGATAGTGAGATTGAAAGAAACTTCCAGGATCCAAAACTGCCAACCGTTCTTGAAACAAATAACACATTAAAATCTGAAACAACCACCACAGCTCTACcgtcaaccaatcacagcttcCACAATACAAATCCCCCAAGACCCACATCTCAGAATCCAAAAGGATTGATGCAGGCCCAAACTAGTTCAGTCAAGGTTTTAACCCAGAGTAGCTCATCACAGCCCTGGAGGAGTAGCCCAACCAAGTCCCAAATTAGTCTAATCAAGGATGAAATGGGTAGCCAGCATGTGCCCCAGCCCCAGAAACATCACCTAAAGCCTTTCCTCCGATCCCAAACGTCTTCACCCAAGCCTTTTCTTCAGGTTCAGACTTCTCCATCCAAACCTCTCCTCCAGTTCCACACTGGTACAAGTCAgacctttcctttctctcaggCATCTTCATCTAAGCCCTTTTCAAAGACCCAAACCTCTTCACCAAACCTCTTTCTCCCATCCAAGATTCCTACCCTTCAGTCCCACACAACTTCATCCCTCCGACCCATTCCCGACAAACTCATGAGCAGTTTACCCAAAACTCAGCTTGAAAATAGTCTATCTGGACCCAAAACCGGACCAAGGCAAACAAGTTCACCTCACCCTCAGCTTCAAACAACTGCATCTCTGAGCAGCCTTTCTCAACATCAACCTCTGAGCAGTTTTCCTCAAACTATCCCAACTCAAACTCAGGGTCAAGCTACCTTCTTTGCTCAGACAGAGAAGTCCAGTTCTTACACACCACCTGAGGCTTTGAGCATCTCCCCACAACCATTGTCCCAGCCCCTTTCCCAAACTGGTGCTCCACAGGCACATACCTTTGGGTGGAAACAaactcaatcatcagtaactcCTCGATCGGTCAACCCTCTGGCCTACACAACAAGGTTTTACCCAACCTTTACAATGGAGGAGGGTAAAGAGGCCAAAGATCTCCAGTCTCCAGTCAAAACCATGAGCCCAATCTTTGCATCCAGTCCCTCAACCACcacttctccttctctttcagtGTCTACACTTCATTCTTCATCCAATTCTTCCAGCCACACTTTGCCTGCCTCTTCCCTTGGTCACTCTACCACTCCTCCTTATTCCTCCGGAGGTTCAACCCTGGTATTCGTACAAACTTCTTTCACCCATGGCTCTTTgtcatcttctctctcttcctcctccatgaaGAACCAACCCAAAACAGCCCCAGCCCTTTCTGCTCTACCCTCTCCTTCCCCGATCTCCATTCCCATTAATTTTCCCTCTGTCCAACCTTCCTCTATGCCATCCTCCTTAACCTCTTCTACCACACCCTCCTCAAACTATCCATCACCAGCTCCTGTGTTTTTCTCAGTCCCTTTATCTACTTCTTCCTCATCTCCTTTTACCTCCTCCCAATCCATCACAGGTTCAACCGTTTCCTTGCGCTCTTTTTCCACCATCTCCCcaaccctctcctcctcttcctcaattGCCACGTCAACCTCTTCCCCTTTACCTCCCCCTTCCTCATCCATCTCtacatcttcatcctcctcaaaCTCGTCTTtcacctcttcttcttcttcttcggtATCCTCCCAGACTACCTCCCCTCACCCAGGACCCTCCCCAGCTCCCTTTCGCTCTCTCTACAACCCTCTCACATCCACCCCCTCCCTTGTGCCTTCTCAACAACTCACCCAAGGTCAAAGGCTGCCAATCCAGAACCACACTGCATCATCTAATCCTGAGCCCAGCCTTGATTTACCAACGCCAAGAACAGTGGTTCACCCAAACCCCGAACCCCATCCAAGTCTTGACCCAACTTTCAAACAAAATCTCGACAACAAGTTGAAACCAAACCTTCCCAACACCGATACTAAACCCAGACCAGCCTCCAATCCCTCTGCGCCACCAGACAAGGAAGGGAAGTATCCAGACATTATCCCCAGACTCAGTGCCTGGGAGCGGGGCATGCTGCTGGGCTGCTCAGCTGGCTTGGGCATGATTCTGGCGGTTGGAATAAGGTACATGTACCGTCAGGCCTGTGGCAAACAGACAGAGGTGACACTGAGCGACAGGGAGAGCGAGTacgggagaagagagagagggctaCTCCATGTCCAGGAGTGTGGAGATTTGGTCAGAGTTCGGAGAATCAGAGAGAACAGTTTCGTACTTCTGGCAGAGTACGATATACTGGCCTCACCTGGAGACTAA